One Phoenix dactylifera cultivar Barhee BC4 chromosome 8, palm_55x_up_171113_PBpolish2nd_filt_p, whole genome shotgun sequence genomic window carries:
- the LOC103703026 gene encoding uncharacterized protein LOC103703026: MSAMQAIERQREGAEVFHGAEICKKRSTDLLEELHLPRGLLPLSGLDEVGFNRETGFVWMKQNKGSQHVFKKIGKTVFYGTEVTAFVEDRRMKRMTGVKSKEFLLWVSLSDMYIDERDPTKITFKSAAGIGRSFPVSAFEEEEEEEEKKGEEEKK; encoded by the coding sequence ATGTCGGCGATGCAGGCGATCGAGAGGCAGAGAGAGGGGGCGGAGGTTTTCCATGGGGCGGAGATTTGCAAGAAGAGATCGACGGATCTTTTGGAGGAGCTGCACCTGCCCAGGGGTTTGCTGCCGCTGAGCGGGCTGGACGAGGTGGGGTTCAACCGGGAGACCGGGTTCGTCTGGATGAAGCAGAATAAGGGGAGCCAGCACGTCTTCAAGAAGATCGGTAAGACGGTGTTCTACGGgacggaggtgacggccttcgtGGAGGACCGCCGGATGAAGCGGATGACCGGGGTCAAGAGCAAGGAGTTCCTCCTCTGGGTCTCCCTCTCCGACATGTATATCGACGAACGCGACCCCACCAAGATCACCTTCAAGTCCGCCGCCGGGATCGGCAGATCATTCCCCGTGTCCGCcttcgaggaggaggaggaggaggaggagaagaaaggcgaGGAGGAGAAAAAGTGA